Proteins co-encoded in one Candidatus Marinimicrobia bacterium CG08_land_8_20_14_0_20_45_22 genomic window:
- a CDS encoding xanthine dehydrogenase translates to MQIKLTINGKLKSLEIHPGETLLETLRGNGYTGVKYGCGTGDCGACVVLLNGRPVNSCQVLTAAVDNESITTIEGLSTMDNPHPIQEELVKAGAVQCGYCTPGIVLSVYALLKSNPHPTEDEIKNALDGHLCRCTGYVKILEGVKNAAERAN, encoded by the coding sequence ATGCAAATTAAACTGACGATTAATGGAAAGTTAAAGTCTCTGGAAATTCATCCCGGCGAAACTCTGCTCGAGACCCTGCGCGGTAATGGCTATACCGGAGTAAAATATGGTTGCGGAACCGGCGACTGTGGAGCTTGCGTCGTTTTGCTGAATGGCAGACCGGTTAATTCCTGTCAGGTGCTGACGGCGGCTGTGGACAACGAATCTATCACGACTATTGAAGGTCTCAGTACAATGGACAATCCACACCCGATTCAGGAGGAATTGGTCAAAGCCGGCGCGGTGCAGTGCGGCTACTGTACGCCTGGCATTGTACTCTCGGTGTATGCTTTGCTGAAATCCAATCCGCATCCGACCGAAGACGAAATCAAGAATGCACTCGACGGACATCTATGTCGTTGTACGGGATATGTGAAGATTCTTGAAGGGGTGAAAAATGCGGCGGAGAGAGCTAATTAG
- a CDS encoding aldehyde oxidase — protein sequence MFTDDFQMAGAAYVKFLYSPHAHARIIAINTAEAEKIPGVLDIAHYGNVPAILHTTAGQGYPQPSPYDTVMFDSKMRFVGDKVAAVLAETPEIAEEATSQIEVEYEILPALFDFEKAMDPGAPVLPTEPGKGYLAGMPYDASRNLCAEVDANVGDFEKGLAESDLTFDETYYSHYASHAMLEPHAVLTYLDEKYRLAIVSSTQVPFHARRICAQVLQIPEKRIRVIKPHIGGGFGGKQEVFLEYYAGWFTLRTGRPVKITLTRAEVLRASRYRHPMRIRLQAGVKKDGTIHAIWLDALMNNGAYGAHALTVLSNAGSKVLPLINKAPHQRFTGKTVYTNLPVAGAYRGYGATQGYFALNQMMDDIARQLHMDVVELYRKNVIRIGETSPIFEKLGEGKEGVSMNIESCGLEKCIEFGLKEIDWYNRRGKQIRKGAKVRGLGMAVMMQGSGIPRVDMGAAYIKMNEDGSFNLQIGATDLGTGSDTVLAQIAAETLGVPVEDIIVCSSDTDMTPFDVGAYASSTTYISGEAVRKCATEVAEQILKVAAEMSGQLIERLKIENKQVVWLARTAEAGGQGGALTFRAICQYAFYTENQFQIQAVASNVSPVSPPPFAAHFVEVEVDTATGIVKVIKYVSAVDCGTAINPKLAEGQVEGAVVNGISWALTEEFRFSETGAQMNTDFGRYKLFTAADIPEIKTIIIPTYEPRGPYGAKSISEVVINGPAPAIANAIYDAIGIRFRELPITAEKVFRALKAS from the coding sequence ATGTTCACCGATGATTTTCAGATGGCTGGTGCGGCTTACGTGAAGTTTCTCTATTCGCCGCATGCGCACGCCCGGATAATTGCGATTAACACAGCCGAAGCAGAGAAAATCCCCGGAGTTCTCGATATTGCTCATTATGGCAATGTTCCGGCAATCCTGCATACCACCGCAGGACAGGGCTATCCGCAACCGTCGCCGTACGATACGGTCATGTTCGATTCGAAAATGCGCTTCGTGGGTGATAAAGTCGCGGCCGTTCTGGCTGAGACGCCGGAAATCGCCGAAGAAGCCACTTCCCAAATCGAAGTCGAATACGAGATCCTGCCAGCGCTCTTTGATTTTGAAAAAGCCATGGATCCCGGCGCGCCGGTCTTGCCTACTGAACCGGGCAAAGGTTACTTGGCCGGTATGCCGTACGACGCCAGCCGTAATCTTTGCGCAGAAGTTGACGCCAACGTCGGTGATTTTGAAAAAGGCTTAGCCGAAAGCGACCTGACTTTTGACGAAACCTATTATTCGCATTATGCTTCGCATGCTATGCTCGAGCCGCATGCGGTTTTAACTTATCTCGATGAAAAATATCGGCTGGCAATCGTTTCCTCTACGCAAGTTCCGTTTCACGCCCGCCGGATTTGCGCTCAGGTGTTGCAGATTCCGGAGAAGCGCATCCGGGTCATCAAGCCGCACATCGGTGGCGGCTTCGGTGGTAAGCAGGAAGTTTTTCTGGAGTATTACGCCGGCTGGTTTACTCTGCGTACCGGTCGCCCGGTTAAGATTACGCTTACCCGCGCCGAAGTTTTACGAGCGTCGCGCTATCGCCATCCGATGCGGATCAGATTGCAGGCTGGCGTGAAAAAAGACGGCACGATCCACGCCATCTGGCTGGATGCTCTGATGAACAACGGTGCTTATGGTGCGCACGCTCTGACAGTGCTTTCCAATGCCGGTTCGAAAGTTTTACCATTGATTAACAAAGCCCCACATCAACGCTTTACTGGCAAGACTGTTTACACGAATCTGCCGGTTGCCGGCGCCTACCGCGGTTATGGCGCGACGCAGGGCTACTTCGCTCTAAACCAGATGATGGACGATATTGCCCGCCAATTGCATATGGATGTCGTTGAACTTTATCGTAAGAATGTCATCCGAATCGGCGAGACGTCACCGATTTTTGAGAAACTCGGCGAAGGCAAGGAAGGCGTGTCCATGAACATCGAATCCTGCGGCCTGGAAAAATGTATCGAATTTGGACTGAAAGAGATTGACTGGTACAACCGCCGCGGCAAGCAAATCCGCAAAGGCGCGAAAGTCCGTGGGCTCGGCATGGCCGTCATGATGCAAGGCAGTGGCATCCCGCGGGTTGATATGGGTGCGGCGTATATCAAAATGAATGAAGACGGTTCATTTAATTTGCAAATTGGTGCGACTGACCTCGGCACTGGTTCCGATACCGTTCTGGCGCAGATCGCGGCCGAGACGCTGGGCGTGCCGGTCGAGGATATTATCGTTTGCTCTTCGGATACGGACATGACTCCGTTTGACGTCGGCGCGTATGCCAGTTCGACAACCTACATCTCCGGCGAAGCCGTGCGTAAATGCGCGACGGAAGTCGCTGAGCAGATTCTGAAGGTCGCCGCGGAAATGTCCGGCCAGCTGATTGAAAGGCTGAAAATCGAAAATAAGCAGGTTGTCTGGCTTGCCCGTACTGCGGAAGCAGGCGGGCAAGGCGGAGCGCTGACATTCAGGGCTATTTGCCAGTATGCCTTTTATACCGAAAACCAGTTCCAAATCCAGGCCGTTGCCTCGAATGTCTCGCCGGTTTCGCCGCCGCCTTTCGCGGCCCATTTTGTTGAAGTTGAAGTTGATACTGCCACCGGGATCGTCAAAGTCATTAAATATGTATCGGCGGTCGATTGTGGAACGGCGATCAATCCCAAATTAGCCGAAGGTCAGGTCGAAGGCGCGGTCGTCAACGGCATTTCCTGGGCTCTGACCGAGGAATTCCGTTTTAGCGAAACCGGTGCGCAGATGAATACCGATTTCGGACGCTACAAGCTTTTCACGGCGGCTGACATCCCGGAGATAAAGACGATCATTATACCGACTTATGAGCCCAGAGGACCGTACGGCGCCAAATCAATCAGTGAAGTCGTCATCAACGGCCCGGCCCCGGCAATTGCCAATGCGATTTACGATGCGATCGGGATTCGCTTCCGGGAGTTGCCGATCACGGCCGAGAAGGTTTTCCGGGCGCTTAAAGCTTCTTAA
- a CDS encoding LacI family transcriptional regulator, translating to MATIVDVAKQAGVSTATVSRVMNNTGKVKAVTRKKVLNAIKLHNFTPNIGARFLQNKHTKIIGMVFPDASSTYFTEIIRGIFNFVNQHDYHVIIGSAHDEEEEMKAVSQFLNGRTVDGLIIMAPSLQNDEIYALQAKYKTPAVFISVPRGKPGTSSVVLDNFNMAVKMTNHLIELGHKEIAFIKGPVHNYDSQRRYRGYLEALQNNKITVKDEYVVQGNFTEYSGYKAFEKGLATLSPRPTAIFAANDAMAIGAIEAIKDFGLKVPGDIAVVGFDDISTSQYITPALTTVHVPLFDLGLVVGKTLLQKIENVSEQQIAVAERIVIPLEMIIRESCGAKQAK from the coding sequence ATGGCAACAATCGTAGACGTGGCAAAACAGGCGGGTGTATCAACCGCGACGGTTTCACGCGTGATGAACAACACTGGAAAGGTGAAGGCTGTGACGCGCAAAAAAGTGCTAAATGCCATTAAATTACATAATTTTACACCGAACATCGGCGCGCGGTTTTTACAGAACAAACACACCAAAATAATCGGTATGGTTTTTCCGGATGCGAGCAGCACTTATTTTACTGAAATTATCCGCGGCATTTTCAATTTTGTTAATCAACATGACTACCATGTAATCATCGGAAGTGCTCATGATGAAGAGGAAGAAATGAAAGCGGTTTCACAGTTTTTAAACGGCCGAACCGTGGATGGATTGATTATTATGGCGCCTTCGCTGCAAAATGATGAAATCTATGCTCTTCAGGCAAAATATAAGACTCCGGCAGTGTTTATATCGGTGCCGCGCGGTAAACCGGGTACTTCCTCGGTTGTGCTGGACAACTTTAATATGGCCGTGAAAATGACCAATCATTTAATCGAATTAGGGCACAAAGAGATTGCTTTTATCAAGGGACCAGTCCACAACTACGATTCGCAGAGAAGATATAGAGGATACCTGGAAGCTCTCCAGAATAATAAGATAACCGTTAAAGACGAATACGTTGTTCAGGGCAATTTTACAGAATATTCCGGATATAAAGCTTTTGAGAAAGGTTTAGCAACGTTGTCTCCGCGACCAACGGCTATTTTTGCGGCCAATGACGCCATGGCGATCGGGGCGATCGAGGCTATCAAAGATTTTGGATTAAAAGTCCCGGGCGACATCGCTGTCGTCGGATTCGATGATATTTCAACGTCACAATATATTACCCCGGCATTGACTACGGTGCATGTTCCGCTTTTCGATCTTGGTCTGGTAGTTGGGAAAACCCTGTTACAGAAAATAGAAAACGTTTCAGAACAGCAGATTGCAGTTGCCGAACGTATTGTCATACCGCTTGAAATGATAATTCGGGAATCCTGCGGCGCAAAGCAAGCAAAATAA
- a CDS encoding cysteine--tRNA ligase, producing the protein MKTRFYNTLSRKKEDFYTIEPGVVRMYTCGPTVYNFAHIGNFRAYIFEDLLHRFLTFKGYRVIQVMNITDIDDKIIRDSQKVGKPIAEFTKPYTEAFFQDIDSLGIGRAEYYPAATAHIPEMVEMVKKLLANGAAYRTDDGSIYFKVSEFPKYGQLARLNVTEMIRGERVASDEYEKEEIRDFALWKGWKPEDGEAFWETELGKGRPGWHIECSSMSSKYLGTHFDVHTGGVDNIFPHHENEIAQSEAASGEKFVNFWLHCEHLLVDGKKMSKSLGNFIYLRQLLERGVDSTAIRLTLLSTHYRQKLNFSEEKLDMSAKMITRLRDFRKSLGDNLTAGAVQLSTIVSDARQKFESALDDDLNISEALSVVFTLMHEVNTFRQEASLSQADAKLIERFLMKIDEVLNIFSSKSESLTDEEQALLNQRTTARQNRDWKESDRLRALLLEKGIVIEDTPKGVVWKRKITT; encoded by the coding sequence ATGAAGACACGTTTTTACAATACGCTTTCTCGAAAAAAAGAGGATTTTTATACCATTGAACCGGGCGTTGTCCGGATGTACACATGTGGGCCAACCGTTTATAACTTTGCGCATATCGGCAATTTCCGAGCCTATATTTTTGAAGATTTGCTTCACAGGTTTCTGACATTTAAAGGCTATCGCGTCATTCAGGTTATGAATATTACCGATATTGATGACAAGATCATTCGCGATTCCCAGAAAGTAGGGAAACCGATTGCGGAATTTACAAAACCTTATACAGAGGCGTTTTTTCAGGATATAGATTCGTTAGGAATTGGACGCGCGGAATATTATCCAGCGGCGACGGCGCACATTCCTGAAATGGTCGAAATGGTGAAAAAATTACTGGCTAACGGCGCCGCCTACCGAACGGACGACGGTTCGATCTATTTTAAAGTTTCTGAGTTCCCGAAATATGGTCAGTTGGCGCGCCTGAATGTTACGGAAATGATTCGCGGTGAACGTGTTGCTTCCGATGAATATGAGAAGGAAGAAATCCGAGATTTTGCGCTCTGGAAAGGGTGGAAACCGGAAGACGGCGAAGCCTTTTGGGAAACAGAATTAGGCAAAGGGAGACCCGGCTGGCATATCGAATGTTCGTCGATGAGTTCCAAATATCTTGGCACACATTTCGACGTGCATACTGGCGGTGTCGACAATATTTTCCCGCATCATGAAAATGAAATCGCGCAAAGTGAAGCCGCGTCAGGTGAAAAATTTGTCAATTTCTGGCTTCACTGCGAACATTTGCTCGTCGATGGCAAAAAAATGAGCAAGTCGCTTGGTAATTTTATTTATCTCCGGCAATTGCTTGAAAGAGGCGTTGATTCCACGGCGATCCGGCTAACTCTGCTCAGCACGCATTACCGGCAGAAACTGAATTTCAGCGAGGAAAAACTGGACATGTCGGCAAAAATGATCACACGTCTGAGAGATTTTAGAAAATCTTTAGGCGATAATTTAACCGCCGGTGCGGTGCAACTTTCGACAATTGTTTCCGACGCGCGTCAAAAATTTGAATCGGCGCTGGACGACGATCTGAATATCTCCGAGGCGCTGTCGGTAGTTTTTACGCTGATGCATGAGGTCAATACCTTTCGACAAGAAGCATCGCTATCGCAAGCCGATGCAAAACTCATTGAACGTTTCCTAATGAAAATTGACGAGGTCTTGAATATTTTTTCATCAAAGTCAGAAAGTCTGACTGATGAGGAACAGGCGCTTTTAAATCAACGGACGACTGCCCGGCAAAATCGAGATTGGAAGGAATCCGACCGACTGAGAGCACTTTTGCTTGAAAAGGGAATCGTTATAGAAGACACGCCAAAAGGCGTCGTCTGGAAGCGGAAAATTACGACCTAA
- a CDS encoding antitermination protein NusG: MKIDTGEKVMLNNTELHNGSLHWYAVYTKSRHEKKVVELLTVKGIESYLPLVSDIHNWSDRKQMVQEPLIRGYVFVRILLKQTLYVLETYGVVRIVTFKRQYATIPDFQIDALKRVLECGVGLSAKNYLQVGKMVEISSGPMKGVIGKIQRIENKEKFVIALDAVQMAFEVQVNFNLLKPVSEETRKKLYTLPLGIEK; this comes from the coding sequence ATGAAAATCGACACCGGCGAAAAAGTGATGCTAAACAACACAGAATTGCACAATGGTTCTCTTCATTGGTATGCCGTTTACACAAAATCGCGCCACGAAAAGAAAGTCGTGGAGTTGCTGACCGTTAAGGGAATCGAAAGTTACCTTCCTTTAGTTAGCGACATTCATAATTGGAGCGACAGGAAACAGATGGTTCAAGAGCCGCTCATACGCGGCTACGTTTTTGTACGCATTTTGCTGAAACAAACACTCTATGTCTTGGAAACGTACGGCGTTGTTCGTATTGTAACGTTCAAAAGACAATATGCGACCATTCCGGATTTTCAAATTGATGCCCTGAAGCGTGTTCTTGAATGTGGCGTCGGATTATCTGCGAAAAATTATTTGCAGGTGGGGAAAATGGTAGAGATCAGCTCCGGACCTATGAAAGGCGTCATTGGGAAAATCCAACGAATTGAAAACAAGGAGAAATTTGTCATCGCTTTAGATGCCGTTCAAATGGCATTTGAAGTTCAGGTCAACTTCAATTTATTGAAACCGGTCTCTGAGGAGACAAGGAAAAAATTGTATACTTTGCCCTTGGGAATAGAAAAATGA
- a CDS encoding four helix bundle protein produces the protein MSTFKTYQEIEAWQKARELTNRIYSLTKQNEFHKDYALTDQLRRACISIMSNIAEGFERDRSREFVQFSLYAKGSTGEISNQLIIALDQKYIDAHQYKELSDLANEIGKMIGGIISYLQKEKHQDSR, from the coding sequence ATGAGCACTTTTAAGACATACCAGGAAATTGAAGCTTGGCAAAAAGCCAGAGAGTTGACAAATAGAATCTATTCATTGACCAAGCAAAATGAATTTCATAAAGATTATGCCCTGACTGATCAACTACGCCGTGCCTGTATTTCCATAATGAGTAACATTGCCGAAGGATTCGAGCGCGATCGCTCCAGAGAATTTGTTCAATTCTCACTTTACGCTAAAGGCTCGACTGGAGAAATTTCTAACCAATTAATCATCGCTCTCGATCAAAAATATATCGATGCTCATCAGTATAAAGAATTATCTGATTTAGCTAATGAGATCGGCAAAATGATTGGTGGAATTATTTCTTATTTGCAAAAAGAAAAACATCAGGATTCTCGATGA
- a CDS encoding type I DNA topoisomerase: MYQNLLIVESPSKAKTIKKFLGKDYRVLASVGHIRDLPEKEFGIDIAADFKPKYVTIQGKAKIIQQLRSAAKDAGRILLAPDPDREGEAIAWHIAAALNVDDHQVQRVLFNEITPSGIQYGLAHPRKIDMSLVNAQQARRILDRIVGYQVSPFLWKTLYRGLSAGRVQSVAVRIICEREDEILKFVPKEFWEISADFMTREDEKFTAKCVEIAGKSIDVSDRKTAAEHLEKIRQAIYLVKSVTEKKVEKSPSPPFTTSTLQQEATRKFRFGSSKTMKIAQQLYEGIEIDGAPVGLITYMRTDSVRISKEAIGGVREYISTRYGAEYLPTNARFYKTKKKNVQDAHEGIRPTHFNLSPESIAGSLTPDQKKIYAIIWNRFTACQMANAVYNQKVIDVLGDQYLFRAIGNDLIFDGYLHVWREDKDDEEKKNPLPVKIKNEDPVRLSDVKSEQKFTEPPKRFTEGTLIKELDNLGIGRPSTYATIVSTILLRKYVEQKTGFFFPTDLGKTVNEILVAGMPEIFNVKFTFEMEENLDEVESNSKDWLDVMREFYKPFKKSLERLDLKRKDIKSNLQEESGEKCELCGSPMVIKWGRNGKFLACSAFPKCKNTRPLNRVEPEVPYEEKKCPKCGSPMTVREGRFGKFWACTAYPKCKTTLPFSLNIPCPEPDCDGEIVQKRTKKGKIFYGCSRYPDCKFATWNEPVKKTCPGCGYSLLEKKETKDKKTVIFCPKCKTEYDEI, translated from the coding sequence ATGTATCAAAATTTGCTAATTGTAGAATCGCCATCCAAGGCGAAAACGATAAAAAAATTCCTTGGAAAAGATTATCGAGTTCTGGCTTCTGTGGGGCATATCCGCGATTTGCCGGAAAAGGAATTCGGGATCGATATTGCCGCCGATTTTAAACCGAAATATGTTACTATTCAAGGTAAGGCGAAAATCATTCAACAACTGCGTTCAGCCGCCAAAGATGCCGGTCGGATTCTGCTTGCTCCCGATCCGGATCGCGAGGGCGAGGCGATCGCATGGCATATCGCCGCGGCATTGAATGTCGACGATCATCAGGTTCAGAGAGTTTTGTTCAACGAGATCACGCCGAGCGGCATTCAATACGGTCTGGCGCATCCGCGTAAAATCGACATGAGTCTTGTTAATGCTCAGCAGGCACGGCGGATTTTAGATCGGATCGTCGGTTATCAAGTCAGTCCATTTTTATGGAAAACGTTGTATCGCGGGCTCAGCGCCGGGCGAGTGCAATCGGTTGCCGTCCGAATTATCTGCGAGCGCGAAGATGAAATCCTGAAATTCGTTCCCAAAGAATTTTGGGAGATTTCGGCTGATTTTATGACGCGCGAAGACGAAAAATTCACCGCGAAATGTGTGGAAATTGCCGGGAAAAGTATCGATGTATCCGATAGAAAAACGGCGGCGGAGCATTTGGAAAAAATCCGGCAAGCGATCTATCTAGTAAAATCCGTGACGGAGAAAAAGGTCGAAAAATCGCCGTCACCGCCATTTACAACAAGTACTCTTCAACAGGAAGCGACACGCAAATTTCGATTCGGTTCGTCGAAAACGATGAAAATCGCCCAGCAACTTTACGAAGGTATCGAAATCGACGGCGCGCCCGTTGGATTGATTACTTACATGCGAACTGACTCGGTGCGAATCTCGAAGGAGGCTATCGGCGGCGTCCGCGAGTATATTTCAACACGCTACGGCGCTGAATATTTGCCGACCAACGCGCGTTTTTATAAAACTAAGAAAAAGAATGTTCAGGATGCGCATGAAGGCATCCGACCGACACACTTTAACTTGTCACCCGAATCTATCGCGGGCAGTTTGACTCCCGATCAGAAAAAAATATATGCAATCATTTGGAATCGGTTTACTGCCTGCCAGATGGCGAATGCGGTTTACAACCAAAAAGTCATCGATGTTTTAGGCGATCAGTATTTATTTCGCGCAATCGGCAACGACCTGATTTTCGACGGCTATTTGCACGTTTGGCGTGAAGATAAAGATGACGAAGAAAAAAAGAATCCGCTTCCGGTGAAGATTAAAAACGAGGACCCGGTTCGTCTGAGCGATGTCAAATCTGAGCAAAAATTTACCGAGCCGCCCAAACGGTTTACCGAAGGCACGCTGATCAAAGAATTGGATAATCTCGGTATTGGACGACCTAGCACATACGCGACGATCGTTTCAACCATTTTACTGAGAAAATACGTCGAACAGAAAACGGGCTTCTTTTTTCCCACTGATTTGGGCAAAACGGTCAATGAAATTCTCGTGGCTGGAATGCCGGAGATTTTCAATGTCAAATTTACCTTCGAAATGGAAGAGAATCTCGACGAGGTTGAATCGAATTCCAAAGATTGGTTGGATGTGATGCGTGAATTCTATAAGCCGTTCAAGAAGTCGCTCGAAAGGCTTGATCTGAAGCGGAAAGACATTAAAAGCAATCTTCAGGAAGAATCCGGAGAAAAATGTGAACTCTGCGGATCGCCGATGGTTATCAAGTGGGGCAGGAACGGTAAATTTCTGGCATGTTCCGCTTTCCCAAAATGTAAAAACACCAGACCTTTGAACCGTGTCGAACCGGAAGTTCCGTACGAAGAGAAAAAATGTCCGAAGTGCGGAAGTCCAATGACAGTACGCGAAGGCAGATTTGGAAAGTTTTGGGCTTGCACTGCCTATCCAAAATGTAAGACCACGTTACCGTTTTCGCTGAACATTCCTTGCCCAGAACCGGATTGTGACGGCGAGATCGTGCAAAAGCGTACGAAAAAGGGAAAAATATTTTACGGATGCAGTCGTTACCCCGACTGCAAGTTTGCGACTTGGAACGAACCGGTCAAAAAAACCTGTCCGGGTTGCGGTTATTCGCTTCTCGAGAAAAAAGAGACAAAAGATAAGAAGACGGTGATTTTCTGTCCGAAGTGTAAAACGGAATACGATGAGATTTGA
- a CDS encoding glycine--tRNA ligase encodes MDKLYSLCKRRGFIFQSSEIYGGITSCWDYGPLGVELKRHVKDLWWQENVTGREEVVGMDASILMHPKVWEASGHVENFHDPLIDCKKCKARFREDKALHYFKCEKCDFQFRVNGGFIEVKDEFRTYFKDDLYAQEPTFYQKSDCPKCGTAGSIFLEKIACPTCGSTELSPARQFNLMFKTHFGPSEDTASEVYLRPETAQGIFVNFDNVVNTTRLKLPFGIGQIGKAFRNEITTGNFIFRSREFEQMELEYFVKPEESQKWHEYWVEQRFQWYQKLGIKRENLRLRAHAKEELAHYARACTDVEYKFAFGWSELEGIADRQTFDLDQHIKASGKKMSYFETETNTHIVPAVVESSAGVDRSILTVLSDAYWEDTEHDRTVLKLNPKLAPIKVAILPLVNKDGMPEIASAIFSDVKKQMAAFYDQTGSIGRRYRRQDEAGTPFGVTVDSQTLEDGTVTLRDRDTLEQVRIPKDNIVKVLRDKLAL; translated from the coding sequence ATGGATAAATTGTATTCTCTCTGCAAACGGAGGGGATTTATTTTTCAGTCGAGTGAAATATACGGAGGGATTACCAGCTGTTGGGATTACGGTCCGCTGGGCGTTGAACTCAAACGTCATGTCAAAGACCTTTGGTGGCAGGAAAATGTCACCGGCAGAGAAGAAGTTGTCGGGATGGACGCAAGCATTTTGATGCATCCTAAGGTTTGGGAAGCCTCCGGGCACGTGGAAAATTTTCACGATCCGCTCATCGATTGTAAGAAATGTAAGGCGCGTTTTCGGGAAGACAAGGCTCTGCATTATTTCAAATGTGAAAAATGCGATTTTCAATTTCGTGTCAATGGCGGGTTTATTGAAGTAAAAGACGAATTTCGGACTTATTTCAAAGACGATCTATACGCGCAGGAGCCGACATTTTATCAGAAATCCGACTGCCCAAAATGCGGAACCGCTGGAAGCATTTTTCTGGAAAAGATCGCTTGTCCAACCTGCGGTTCCACCGAACTTTCTCCGGCGAGGCAATTCAATCTGATGTTCAAAACGCATTTCGGTCCATCGGAAGACACTGCTTCGGAAGTCTATCTACGACCAGAAACCGCGCAAGGAATTTTTGTCAATTTCGATAATGTTGTCAATACGACGCGGCTCAAACTGCCGTTTGGGATTGGTCAGATCGGAAAAGCATTTCGGAACGAAATCACGACGGGAAACTTTATATTCCGATCGCGCGAATTTGAACAAATGGAACTCGAATATTTTGTTAAACCGGAAGAAAGCCAGAAGTGGCATGAATACTGGGTCGAACAGCGATTCCAGTGGTATCAGAAACTTGGCATCAAACGCGAGAATTTGAGACTCAGAGCGCATGCGAAGGAAGAATTAGCGCATTACGCGCGGGCTTGCACTGACGTTGAATATAAATTTGCGTTCGGTTGGTCGGAATTGGAAGGCATTGCCGATCGGCAGACATTCGATCTGGATCAGCACATTAAGGCAAGCGGCAAGAAAATGTCCTATTTTGAAACAGAAACCAACACACATATCGTTCCGGCTGTCGTCGAAAGTTCCGCGGGCGTCGATCGGTCGATTCTGACGGTTCTCTCCGATGCTTATTGGGAAGACACGGAACATGATCGGACCGTCTTAAAACTCAATCCAAAACTCGCGCCGATCAAAGTTGCCATTTTACCGTTGGTGAATAAAGACGGAATGCCGGAAATCGCTTCGGCGATTTTTTCGGACGTGAAAAAGCAGATGGCGGCATTTTACGATCAGACCGGTTCTATCGGCAGACGCTATCGTCGTCAAGACGAGGCAGGCACACCGTTTGGAGTTACGGTCGATTCGCAGACTTTGGAAGACGGAACGGTGACTCTACGTGACCGTGATACGCTAGAACAAGTCCGAATTCCCAAGGATAATATCGTCAAGGTTCTGCGGGATAAACTGGCACTATAA